The proteins below are encoded in one region of Triticum aestivum cultivar Chinese Spring chromosome 1B, IWGSC CS RefSeq v2.1, whole genome shotgun sequence:
- the LOC123136405 gene encoding cilia- and flagella-associated protein 99 yields MCEGISHSHAGMPHFQLAGERDPLMGIMEYRNDSEFKVRLRGSNGRGDEPRRAKLRTPAKAAPAQRRGLQRQQHLCMGRNSPWARVGSSSPPLAGGSRAPARLHQRPAVDQHLVSTSGRQQSTTCARGGREEPLAWERSAGVEGRWRSRGGGGGVPGRRWRAGGRAAEAEVECRGEGGGGRR; encoded by the exons ATGTGTGAGGGCATCAGTCACTCTCATGCCGGCATGCCGCACTTTCAGCTAGCAG GTGAAAGAGACCCTCTTATGGGAATAATGGAGTACAGAAATGATAGTGAGTTCAAAGTAAGGCTGAG AGGGAGTAATGGGCGAGGAGATGAACCTAGGAGAGCAAAATTGAGAACTCCAGCTAAAGCAGCTCCTGCCCAGCGGCGAGGACTTCAGCGGCAGCAGCACCTGTGCATGGGGAGGAACAGCCCCTGGGCGCGCGTAGGAAGCAGCTCGCCTCCACTAGCGGGCGGCAGTAGAGCACCAGCTCGCCTCCACCAGCGGCCGGCAGTAGATCAGCACCTCGTCTCCACCAGCGGGCGGCAGCAGAGCACCACCTGTGCGCGCGGGGGCCGGGAGGAGCCCCTGGCGTGGGAGAGGAGCGCGGGGGTGGAGGGCAGGTGGCGGAgccgcggaggcggaggtggagtgccGGGGCGGAGGTGGAGGGCGGGTGGCAGAgccgcggaggcggaggtggagtgccGGGGCGAAGGCGGAGGCGGAAGACGCTGA